Within the Streptomyces sp. NBC_00554 genome, the region CGAGATCGCCGCCCAGGACCACCCGGCTCGGGTTCAGCAAATTGCAGAGGTTCGCCACTCCACTGCCGATGTGGCGGCCGACGTCGGCGATCACCCGACGGCAGCCCGGATCACCGTCCCGCGCCAGCCTGACGACGCCTTCCATGTTCAGATCCGTGCCGTGGCTGGACTGGAGGAGCGGCAGCACATAGCGGGCGGCCGCGAAGGTCTCCAGGCAGCCCCGGTTACCGCAACGGCAGACGGGGCCGGATTCATCAAGGGTAATATGCCCTATTTCTCCCGCTGTGCCACCCGGGCCGCGGTAGATTTTGCCGTTGATCACCAGGCCGGCGCCGACACCGCTCGCGACCTTGATGTACGCCAGGTCCTTGACCCCGCGCCCGCTCCCCCAGACCAGTTCCCCCAGTGCGCCCAGGTTGGCGTCGTTGTCCACGTGCACCGGCACTCCGAGCCGTCCCCCGAGCTCCTCGGCGGGCTTCGTGCCGGTCCAGCCCGGCAGGATGGCGGTGGAGCCGAGGGTGCCCGACTCGACGTCGATCGGCCCGGGCACGCCGAGGCCCACGCCGGCGATCTTCGTCGGGTCGACACCGGTTGCCGCGATCAGGCGGCTGACCAGCTCTTCCGCCCGGTCGAAGCCCTGCGCGGCGGAGGCGTCCACATCCAGCGGCTCGGACTCCTCGGCGAGCACCTGATGGGCGAGGTTCCCGACCGCGACGCGCAGATGCGTATGCCCGAAGTCGACGCCGATGACGATGCCCGCGTCGCCGCTCAGACTGACGCTGCGGG harbors:
- a CDS encoding ROK family transcriptional regulator, with product METPGSQSSLHRANLERVVRAVRLAGSLTQAEIARTTGLSAATVSNIVRELKDGGTVEVTPTSAGGRRARSVSLSGDAGIVIGVDFGHTHLRVAVGNLAHQVLAEESEPLDVDASAAQGFDRAEELVSRLIAATGVDPTKIAGVGLGVPGPIDVESGTLGSTAILPGWTGTKPAEELGGRLGVPVHVDNDANLGALGELVWGSGRGVKDLAYIKVASGVGAGLVINGKIYRGPGGTAGEIGHITLDESGPVCRCGNRGCLETFAAARYVLPLLQSSHGTDLNMEGVVRLARDGDPGCRRVIADVGRHIGSGVANLCNLLNPSRVVLGGDLAEAGELVLGPIRESVARYAIPSAARQLSVLPGALGGRAEVLGALALALSEMGDSTLLDGSLHAASPAFT